The following coding sequences lie in one Sesamum indicum cultivar Zhongzhi No. 13 linkage group LG9, S_indicum_v1.0, whole genome shotgun sequence genomic window:
- the LOC105171095 gene encoding aldehyde dehydrogenase family 3 member F1 produces the protein MEGLEGLRRTFRSGRTRGVDWRKAQLLALVKYLAENEAQILEALEQDLGKHPVEAYRDEIGLVKKSAEHSLLNIKKWMAPKKAQLPLLLFPSRAEVLPEPLGTVLIIGSWNFPFSLTLDPLIGAISAGNTVVIKPSELAPACSSLLCRTIPCYLDSEAIKIIEGGSDVAEQLLQHPWDKIFFTGSPRVGRTIMSAAAKHLTPVTLELGGKCPVILDSFSDSDFKVAVKRIASGKWGSCAGQACIGIDYVLVQQKFASLLVESLKSCIKRFYGENMEKLQNICRIVNNQHFDRICKFLEEPGVAASIVYGGSINREKLMIEPTILLDPPLDSQIMTEEIFGPLLPIITLDNIEESIDFINARPKPLTIYGFTKNGKLKEQILQETSSGSVVFNDSLIQFICDGLPFGGVGPSGFGRYHGKYSFDTFSHEKPVMHRTFFLELEPRHPPWNEFKMDFIRLAYKFDYVGLLLLLLGLRRMFTPNRSR, from the exons ATGGAGGGATTGGAGGGGCTGAGGCGAACTTTCAGAAGCGGGAGAACCAGAGGAGTTGATTGGAGGAAAGCCCAACTTCTAGCCCTTGTTAAATATTTAGCAGAAAACGAAGCCCAGATTCTTGAAGCCTTGGAACAGGATCTTGGGAAACACCCTGTTGAAGCTTACCGCGATGAg ATTGGATTGGTGAAAAAATCAGCAGAACACTCTTTGCTGAACATCAAGAAATGGATGGCACCGAAAAAG GCCCAGCTACCCTTGCTTTTGTTTCCATCAAGAGCAGAAGTGTTGCCAGAGCCACTGGGTACCGTACTCATAATTGGATCCTGGAATTTCCCCTTCT CTCTTACACTGGATCCTTTAATTGGGGCAATATCTGCTGGAAACACAGTGGTCATAAAGCCTTCCGAGCTAGCACCAGCATGTTCTTCTTTACTGTGTCGTACAATTCCATGTTACTTAGACTCTGAAGCCATTAAAATTATCGAAGGTGGAAGTGATGTTGCCGAACAACTATTGCAGCATCCATGGGACAAAATATTCTTCACAG GGAGTCCACGAGTAGGGCGTACAATCATGTCTGCAGCAGCAAAGCATTTGACACCGGTGACTCTAGAGCTGGGTGGAAAATGTCCTGTCATTCTAGACTCTTTTTCTGACTCAGATTTTAAG GTGGCTGTGAAGAGAATAGCAAGTGGGAAGTGGGGATCATGTGCTGGACAAGCATGCATAGGAATCGATTATGTGCTCGTGCAGCAAAAGTTTGCTTCACTTCTG GTTGAATCACTGAAGAGTTGTATCAAAAGATTTTACGGCGAAAACAtggaaaaattgcagaatATTTGTAGAATTGTGAACAACCAACACTTTGATAGGATATGCAAATTTCTTGAGGAACCTGGTGTGGCGGCTTCCATTGTTTATGGTGGCTCAATCAACAGAGAAAAATT GATGATCGAGCCGACAATTTTACTGGATCCTCCACTAGATTCTCAGATTATGACTGAAGAAATATTTGGGCCATTGCTCCCCATCATCACA CTTGATAACATTGAAGAAAGCATTGACTTCATCAATGCTAGACCAAAGCCTCTCACCATTTATGGATTTACCAAAAATGGGAAACTAAAGGAacaaattttgcaagaaaCATCATCTGGGAGTGTGGTATTTAATGATTCCCTGATCCAG TTTATATGTGATGGGCTGCCTTTTGGAGGTGTCGGTCCTAGTGGTTTCGGGAGGTACCATGGCAAGTACTCCTTTGACACATTCAGCCACGAGAAACCAGTTATGCACAGAACTTTCTTTTTGGAACTCGAGCCGAGACATCCTCCATGGAATGAGTTTAAGATGGACTTCATTAGATTGGCTTACAAATTTGACTATGTCGGGCTATTGCTTCTTTTGTTGGGTTTAAGGAGAATGTTCACACCAAACCGATCACGTTAG